The following coding sequences are from one Cryptococcus deuterogattii R265 chromosome 1, complete sequence window:
- a CDS encoding prolactin regulatory element-binding protein: protein MTRTAHHPHPTPSFPVYCLDWADDAKLVLGGGGGATRSGIQNKLKLCKVSKDGRDLSYLTELALSNDEDAPMTMAIDKETKSIVTGINASSSAVQAGNNDHCRVYSFSDNGIELVRGRRTIEADWSDDYPYQKFTVLSPSYKLLAVGSTDDRVSILHFPSLEPAVPAFSTDSELVDLDWGGPEGEWLTVATTRALLLYQHSSGGTALTLRQTIYPPSFDIVPATFRSARFSRNPSTSLNIHAVLNSTKSAKRGAGRKAWVCTFGVVAGPSQAKLTEEEKATAKSEEEKGKEMETASDPQEDVGKWDVLIKREVAGKPVTVFDVSSDGRLLSYGCSDLSIGILDSKTLAPLLKILHAHSFPPTALKFNPSASLLVSASADNTVRAIVVPANFGGLSTPIIILLLTLLVLILALALKR, encoded by the exons ATGACAAGGACAGCCCATCACCCTCACccaactccttcctttccagTGTACTGCCTTGACTGGGCTGACGATGCTAAACTGGTCCttggaggtggtggcggAGCAACCCGAAGCGGTATTCAAAACAAGCTG AAACTGTGCAAAGTATCaaaggatgggagagacTTGAGCTATCTAACTGAACTCGCCCTCAGtaatgatgaagatgcgCCGATGACCATGGCTATCGACAAAGAG ACCAAAAGCATAGTCACGGGCATCAATGCTTCTTCGTCGGCTGTTCAAGCTGGAAATAATGACCACTGCAGAGTTTATTCATTCAGTGATAATGG AATTGAGCTAGTCAGAGGGCGGAGAACCATAGAGGCTGATTGGTCAGACGATTATCCTTACCAA AAATTCACCGTCCTGTCGCCCTCATACAAGCTGCTCGCCGTTGGAAGTACCGATGATAGAGTGTCCATCCTACATTTTCCTTCGCTTGAACCTGCAGTCCCCGCATTTTCCACAGATTCTGAACTCGTGGATCTTGACTGGGGAGGCCCTGAGGGCGAATGG TTGACTGTGGCCACCACAAGAGCGCTCTTACTCTACCAGCATTCCTCTGGGGGAACAGCCCTAACGCTGAGGCAAACGATTTACCCCCCAAGTTTTGACATTGTCCCAGCCACATTTCGTTCAGCCCGTTTTTCCCGTAACccttcaacatctttgaACATTCACGCTGTACTGAACTCTACCAAATCCGCAAAGCGAGGTGCGGGGAGAAAGGCATGGGTATGCACCTTTGGAGTTGTTGCAGGACCGAGTCAAGCGAAATTgaccgaggaggagaaggctaCAGCCAAgagcgaagaggagaaaggaaaggagatggagacaGCGAGCGATCCTCAGGAGGACGTGGGAAAATGGGATGTTCTGATCAAGAGAGAAGTGGCTGGAAAGCCTGTAACGGTATTTGATGTCAG CTCTGATGGGAGGCTCCTTTCATATGGATGCTCTGATCTCTCGATCGGGATTCTCGACTCCAAAACTCTGGCA CCACTCCTCAAAATCCTCCATGCGCACTCATTCCCTCCCACTGCCCTCAAGTTCAATCCTTCGGCTTCCCTTCTTGTGTCTGCGAGTGCCGACAACACTGTTCGCGCCATCGTTGTACCTGCGAACTTTGGTGGAC TATCGACACCTATCATCATATTATTGTTGACGCTCTTGGTGTTGATTTTAGCCCTGGCTCTCAAACGGTGA
- a CDS encoding protein KTI12 — translation MALVTITGFPCSGKSTRAQQLKRDFEKRLKEPEYDGPALEVVVVDDESSHVPRSTYDSSAQEKPGRASLFSNVNRSLGTDTITIVDSANYIKGFRYQMYCAAREAHTRVATIHVVAPPDMCRKWHEERAECSYKQATFDNLIMRYEEPSSMVRWDSPLFTIPWDEDPPFEDIWNAIIKGDKKPPTSAVLQRSKPPPNTLQTLTATTSVINSSLLSHLTSLPNSTTFPIPSPPAPSSPSLVLHLPAKKITLSEMSRLKRQYETVQVKAQASGGLAAAGNWTEGEVATGYVRFLEQTWEIG, via the exons ATGGCTCTCGTCACCATCACCGGCTTCCCATGCTCTGGCAAATCTACCCGCGCCCAGCAACTCAAGAGGGATTTTGAAAAACGTCTGAAAGAGCCGGAATACGATGGTCCGGCTCTGGAAGTAGTGGTCGTAGACGACGAGTCATCTCATGTACCCCGCTCTACCTATGATT CCAGCGCTCAGGAAAAACCAGGCCGTGCAAGCTTGTTCTCCAATGTCAACCGCTCGTTGGGGACAGACACCATCACCATTGTGGACTCCGCCAACTACATAAAAGGCTTCCGCTATCAGATGTACTGTGCTGCCCGAGAGGCACATACGCGGGTCGCTACT ATTCATGTTGTCGCTCCGCCTGATATGTGTCGAAAATGGCATGAAGAACGAGCAGAATGCTCTTACAAGCAAGCTAC GTTCGACAATCTCATCATGCGATACGAAGAACCGTCATCCATGGTTCGATGGGATAGCCCACTGTTTACTATACCGTGGGATGAAGATCCACCTTTCGAAGACATATGGAATGCCATCATAAAAGGTGACAAGAAACCTCCTACTTCTGCTGTCCTTCAG AGGAGCAAACCACCCCCTAATACTCTTCAAACTTTGACCGCAACTACTTCTGTCATaaattcttctcttctgtcTCACCTTACTTCTTTACCAAATTCCACCACCTTCCCCataccttctcctccagctccatcatcgccatcttTGGTTCTTCACCTCCCAGCGAAGAAAATAACGCTCAGCGAGATGTCTAGACTGAAAAGGCAGTATGAGACAGTGCAGGTCAAGGCGCAGGCTAGCGGGGGCTTAGCAGCGGCAGGAAATTGGACAGAAGGGGAAGTAGCAACGGGATATGTGAGATTTTTGGAACAGACTTGGGAGATTGGGTGA